The Nicotiana tabacum cultivar K326 chromosome 1, ASM71507v2, whole genome shotgun sequence genome segment TGAGCTTTTATGATACTATACATTTTGTTTGGTGTGAGCTTTTATGAGCAGCATAACTACTATGACAGGTTGATTGGGTAATCCATCAAAGTGGGGCAAGATTTCATCTGCAAATTCTCCCCaaaatgttgttgaaatattgttcCTGCTATATGTAAAATACACAAATTAATAATgagaaaataatagtaattaAATCTATAACTAATTCAATTCATGGTTGCAAGCGTACTCATGATCCTCAAGCTCCAAGTTCATAAAGGTACTTGTTTTATCACCTTGATTGTACGACTCTACGTTACCATGACCAATAACTTCTTCTATGACATCTGCCACATTTAAATAAATAGTTATAAATAAGGTGATAAAATATTCAACAAAAAATAGCGAAAGCTAAAACAATTACCGAATAGTTCATTCTCATCAACCTCAAGTTGATTTATGAGATGCTCGTAAGGCTTAAAGTTGAAGATATTCAAACTAAAATGTGGATCACTAATTTCATCCACACTCGTCCTATGAGAAAATGTCAGTTTCAATTTATGCTTTTTGATCTTAATAATTTCAGGTTGTTTGGACCAACCACAAAGTTTTTTATAACATAcaatcccatttcatgtatttttattttgaaaatacgCATAACAACTCTTTCAATAGTTACGTTGTATGAATTTGATCTCCCtaaaacaaaaaattgaaaagaaatttaAGTTAGTAAGGCGCATAAGTTGAAGAAAATACAGCACAACTCAAAAAAAATAACAACATGCAAAAGAGTATGCACATTTcatcttgaataattaattcaattgaaTTAGAATTTTCTGGTTTCTCGCGGTCTGGAACGTGCCACAATCTAATAACACGAACCTTTAAATTCCAACTCATTTTGGATACTGATATTTCGCTGATATAATTATAGTTTGGAGCCATACTTTGCAGAAGTTTGTGTGGAAGCTAAACCCTAAGGAATGTAGAGAAGCCAAACTTAAGCAAAAGTTTCTTAAATAAAGATTTCTAAGGAAAGACTATcatagtaaattaatttttaagtatatgaaatcctaatatttaaaaaagtATGTGTAAATCAATTTGTATGTGTTAGTGCGCAAGAAATGATATGAATCTTAAATTTTTAGCTTTTggcttttttttgattttcaacgTTTTTTTGTGGTTAATTAAAATTTGTTAACCTCCAAGCCTTAATTTTGTcttgtctttttcctttgtcctcCTGTTCATTTTTAATTCTAtttcctttaatataatatagatgtaagatacaaaacgtttatttaattatttttttcttaaaaaaaccctaatataattgaattatacacaaaattaattaaaaatacctataataatgtatattgttCACAAATAAGGTTAGATATAAAACTTGTattaaataaagaattattatttcaacttaaaattagtGTGTAAGATTTTCAATGAAATTTCAATTAAttcctaccataactgaattatacacaaatttAATGAAAGATACCTATAATTATAGTATATTGGTTTGCTTAATGAAAGTTGCGTCCTTTTTTTGTGTACGTCCAAAAAATTGTACTTTGGTCATTAAAAAgagaacatttttagtttaattattaattctttcttaatttttttgtctatttcttttaatataatatagatgtaagataaaaatatttattaattatttctttATTAAAAAAGAATACCTACCATAGCTGagttatacacaaaatttaattaaagatatatAGTAATGTATATGATACCTATATTAATGTATATTGTTCGCAAATAAAGTCAGATACAAAACTTGtactaaatatagaattattatttcaacttaaaattaatgtgtaagatacaaaacaaaattttaattgattctttcaAAAAAGGATACATACCATAACTAAATTATAcacaaatttaattaaaaatacctaTAGTTGTAGTATATTGGTTTGCTTAATATAGATTGCGTCCTTCCATTAAAGAATGAAATTCACTTAATAGCTTAGGTATTTCATTTGCATAGGTCGCGTCCTTCCATTTGCTTAGGTCTTAATATAGATTGTGTCCTTCCATTTGCATATTATACACAAATGTTTTTATGTCTTCAAGAATGAAATTCGCTTATAGAAAATCTTGGACTACTATTTCTATTAAATATGTTTtcatttataatttaaatttttaatgttgtcttaaaattgctaAGTTGATTCATTTTAGCTTGTCATTTGGCTTAACcacatgcttcactactctccttttaatataatatagattctTTTTTATATTATTGGTATATACTCCATAACTTAATCCATTTTTACATATGCTTTATTTTATATAACGTGGAGCCCATGGTAAAGTCCGATTGTGCCCGTGACTCAAGAAAGTCGCAGTTTCCCACTAGAGCTATCAAAAAATGCAACTTGAGGCAGATATTTCAACATGGAAATGGCAAAACTTTCAACTTATTATATAATTATTCTATTTGTCCAGATTTAATCACACAAAATTCCAAAGATTAACAGCCACTAAATCGTCAAAATATTCTGCACAAATTCAGCTATACCAATTCTCATTTGCTCATCTGGATCAAGGGAATGAAGTGATTATACATGATTTGACATCATGTTTGCCTTTTAGGTAAAAGTAACAACTTTACAGAATTTAAGACGAGCAATGATCAATAATACAACCcagaaaaaaacaaaacaaaacctatAAAAAAAGGTCCATTGAGTTGTATGCAATGATGCATCTCCTTAACCTTAATCAAATGTCACCATTCTTTATTTTAACCATTTCGTTATACtcagaaattattatttttagaaaaaataaattataataataCTCCACTAATATGCATCATAATAAAATACAGGAATTCCAAAAGTAAAAGAAGAATGTACAAGACATAGAGAAAGAAGAATTGAACTTGATCTTACTTACGGCAAAGACTAATAAACATCAAGTTAGTGAACTACAACGccaactaaaaagaaaaaggaacaaaaaatGAAGACCAGTAAATATGCATGTTCACTCTTAACATAttgaggaaaaggaaaaaaaacgaGAATCTAATTATCTACAAAAGTTCATACATTAGGGTAGTAGGATAAGTTTAATTTTATCTTAATTTGAACCAGCtgcaatattttattttaaaacaaataaaattggAATAGCACCggtttttttgttttatattttttgggTATCCCAAAATATATGGGCGCTAGGAACTACCTCCATCTTTACTTCTTTTGTTGCTAGTAACAGGAAGTACTCCTTTAATTTTTTAACAGTGAAAATACTTGTATATTTAACTAATTTGTTTCTATATCATAATTTATAATATCACGGTTGAAGTGATAGCTCATGGTAGAGAACGCATTGATGGTGTGAAAATATTTACGCAATCTGATCATTTATTATATCATTATGGATAATTTCTTGATAAGTATTATAATTGATAAATATTCGAATAAAAGTAATAACTAATCTACAATATTATAATCTAAATTTTTTTATACTATTAGTATATATAATTCATTACATTTACATATACATCTTCTATGTTTTATCCATAGATGTAGACATTGGCGAGAACATGGCAAATTGCAACACCTTATGTGGCTAATAATGCATTCAAGAGATTTTAAGTAAATATCTAATTTGCTTGTGCTGCCAGCGAAAACCTTGGGGACACATGGTTTCTagaacttaatttctttattatttttgctaTAATTCATACTTTTGCATCCTATATAAACCCACCTTCTATAATCTTTGCAAAGCCAAAATCCACTTATAACTACTAGAAATTTTAGACTCTTAGAAATGGCTTCTAAGAAAACTACTTCTCTTGCTCTCTTTATTCTTGTCAACCTTCTCTTTTTCTCCCTCGTGAGTGCATGTGGCACTTGCCCTAGTCCTAAACCAAAGCCGAAACCAAAACCAAGTCCTAGTCCATCCAAAGGCAAGTGCCCAATTGATACTCTAAAATTAGGTGTGTGTGCTAATGTTTTAGGCAATTTGCTTGGACTTGTGATTGGTAATCCTCCAAAAAAACCTTGTTGCACTCTCATTCAAGGTGTTGCTGATCTTGAGGCTGCTGTTTGCCTATGCACTGCTATTAAAGCCAACATTCTTGGGATTAACCTTAATGTCCCTCTTTCTCTAAGCCTTCTTCTTAATGTTTGTGGAAAAAAGGTTCCATCTGGCTTCCAGTGTGCTTGATCTACGTCCAcgtattttgatttgatttttggaTTTCATTTTGTTACTTATATGTATGTAAGGTTAAATTCAGGAGTGTGGTAACTTCTCGTTTCCTTTGTGTATTTGGTGGAATTATGTAGCGTCAAATAAGTTCCTCTTAGTATTTCCTAGCGCACAAGGTGGTCTAGGGGACGTACTTACGCTTGATTATGGACTTCTTATACTTTACAATATAGAAGTCTATCTATTTACTTGTTGTAAGCTTTTTTTTCTCCTTATGTGAAAAAAACTGTGTAATGAGTATTGTCATTCATCATATAATCTCTATTGGTATTTCGAAGTCACCTCTATTTGAGTTGGTGAGATACTCCTAATTGAGAatcacaaatattaattaaatgcttaaGTAATCCAAAATAAAGTAGAAGATTTAGCTTAGATACATTTAAGAAGGGCATGCATTGAACTCCAACGAATATATTAGTAAACATAGTTTGAGAGGAGATATCAAGACCCAAAGGCGGATCTACGATTTCAAGATGATGGTTGCATTTTTGTGAAGAGATGGATTTATATTTCACAGGTTTAACTTTAGTCTCTTGTCATGAACCCACTAAACTTTCAAATTATAGgttcaatttgtttttttttcaaattttagtgattttcacatatatatatatctatgctCTGTGCCGAAAACAAGATCGTCCGGGGGTGAGATTTGAACCGCCAATTTTACTTGTTGAGGTGCACCCAATAATTATTGTATCATACGAGTATTTAATAAGTATGGGTGCACACAcatatatttttaaacaattttaaagACATATAATATTGTTATACATGGTTTAATTAAGAAAAGAAGTAtgagttcacgtgaacccataccTCTTAACCTAGATACGCCCGTGTGACAAGACCATAACCTAGTTTTCGACGAACAACAATTTAATTATTCTCCAATATTATACGTAAATTTGAACTTCTAGTATGTGATGTAAGCTTCCACAATAGAATTGGAGAATCATGTATAATAGTATTAGCGTTACAAAAGTATCTTCCACTCAAGAAATTATATCCCATCGTAAACCAGCACTATATATTGTGAAATATCATATTTCACATGTTGAAGAAACAAaaggaattccaattttaaagaaaatttgatTGTCACGCCTTCTGGATCAGATCTACTGATTTACACCATAAATATAAGAGGAATTTTCATAAAACACTACAATTTAGAGAAGCAGGTGGTCTAATCAATTGAGTTGCGAGAGCTTGTTCCTCTTTTGTTTCAGTTCAAAACAATTGATCTCTTGTTTCAATACTACATGTGGATTTGCTCTCAAATTCAAATACAGCTACAAATGCTAATTTTTTGAAAGTCTAACTACGAATGGTATACCTTAAATATGATTGTTGTGTCGCGTAATTTTTCCTAGATATAATCACACATTGATCTCCAAAATATTGTCCAAAACCTAGCGCTCTCAATACTTCTATATTCATGTGCTATGATTTTATCCTGTTTAACGGGTAAAATTACAAATATTCACCAATTATTATATAAACCTTAAGCATCATTCAATATTCTTCCTGATAGTACATTGAAAATTGGAAGCTCACAGTTTTTCTCCTTCCTATATATAGGTATCAAATGAGCAGGTTGAGCAACATTTATGCGGGTTAAATGAGTTGAATAAATAAAAGGGTCGGTAGTAACAACCCAAAGTTTGTTTGGGCTAAAGATGCGCATCAACTTGGGATAAATATTGAGTTATAATCCAACCAGTACAACTCAActatttttcatttgttttttgtttttttataattatttaactataaaaacTTTTGTTTGTATTTATTATGACTATATAAAACaaattaaactaactttttttaAGGCTTTAATAAGTTTTTATGAGTCTCTTTGGGTTAAATGCGCCGCTCAAATTAGTGCAAACTTTTAAATGTGCTAACTTGGACTATGTCCAAAATGACTCGCCAACAAATATATATTCAGCTCAACCGGTACAAATTTAGGTAAGTTGGACGGATTATACTTTCATGGGCAAAATTTGATCCGAGCCATACAATACTGAAGCTCGTGTTCTTATGTCCATTCAAGATTtcatttaagtttttttttttttccgaatGGGATAGGATTGCTGAGAGAATGGACTTATGAGAGCAATTTGTCTCTACTTTTTCTATAAATGGGGCCAAGGTGCTTTGGTAGAACTGTATTAGCCACAGGTATATTCAGCGTAGTACTGATTCAGATTCTCAAGTATTACTAATTAATGGTGGATACTCTTTAGACTTACGGATCTTGACGTCCAACATTCCAAAATTGAACAACATTCTTTTTCTAACTTTGTTTTGCGCTGTTCTGCAATTTGGCCACCACTTGGAAGCGTAAAACTACGACTGATAATCAAGTTTAAGTTGACATTGGGATTTGGTTGGAAAGGGTGTGTACGAGTAAAATAAAGCGCAATACCTACCCCGATTCCCCGATTAAAGAATAAAGGGGAAATACGGATTCGCGAGATTGTAATCAGGGCCAGAGACCCTTCGTATCGAGAccctgcacgccgcaacgatatatatatatatatatatatatatatatatatatatatatatatatatatatatatcccgccttgtcacgcgaCGCTTCCCGGACCGAATATAACTTCTAGACCACGAAAAACATGGTGGACGGTTATGCACGACTGATAGGGGGCAGTAATAATCGCCCTCGATTGGACATTACGACGCGAATCTCGTTCAGAATCAACTATGGATCAATAATTACCAGTAAAAGAAGATTTTTATCTCTTTTTGACTTGTATCGGGACtgaaattctcctactatataaaaggaaaGTTTTTCTTTGAtctgacacattgtaacacgtaattcaaagcaataaaagtttatttttaccttcTAGCTATTGTTAAGAATTTTGCTCACTTGTTCTGTTTTTCGTTCACAACTGGGCACAAACCGAGGATCCAATCGAGGACGAGGTCACTGTTCAATCTAAGTTCAGGCTTGGTCATAACGTTGTGATTGGTTTGGTCGTTTATTTCgtctttaattcatttatctaCTATTCTTAGTTATTTGTGTTGAATTAAACCACGTATCCTTTAAATtgcatacaaatttaattgttacccaATTTTGaagtaaacaatttggcgcccaccgtggggctaaggaaaatagtggtgatttgatatGAATCTCCATAGAACACCTTATTTTGCGCTTGTTCTTTGAAATCTTAATTTCAggtcagcccaaaaatatcaaaatctcggtctgctcacttgaacgttgacgctGAGTTTGGCCATCACGGCGAAAATAATAATTTGGTGCCCAACAATGATGTGCTTCCTGCCATTCCCAACGGTGTCCCAGCTGCTGACCCGGCCGATGCTAACTCACGGATGGCCAACAACATTAATTTGCCAATTGATCCTGAAAACAATGTTCGCGGGGGACCCCGACCAACAGCTTGAGAAGCATCCGAAGGCGAAAGTGATGGGGTGAGCCTACGGCTGCAGGCTCAACAAGCGACAATAACATAGCTGCAAAATCAAAGCCATGCCCCCAATAGGGTCGAACCCCAACAATCCCGGGAACGCAGTCGAAGAGACGAACAAATTATCGAGAAGCCGGGTGAAGCCGAGCCCGAGCCCGAGGTAAATCTCGAGGTACtgaaaatgcttgaagcattgACAAAACGGGTGGAGTTAGGTGAGAAAAAGACTAGGCTAATGACAAGAAGGTGAAAACATATAACTTCGAGGTCGATCACATCCCGGGAGCACCCCTGATAAAAAAGGGGCTGAACTCCAAAAAATTTATCCAGAAGCCCTTTCCTCTGAGCGCGACACCAAAGCCGATCCTGAAGAGGTTTCGTATACCTGACATTCCCAAATATAATAGGATCACaaatccaaatgagcatgtgacctcgtACACATGCGCAATCATAGGGaacgatttggaagatgatgagatcgagttggTGTTACTGAAAAAGTTTGAGGAGACTTTAtccaagggagcaatgatatggtatcacaacttgtcCCTAAATTTTATTAACTTGTTCGCTATATTTGCAGATGCTTTCATAAAAGCCCATGCCGGGCCATCAAGGTTGAGACCAGAAAGTTAGATcttttcaagatcaaacaaaagGATAACGGATGCTCAGTGAGTTCATGTCAAGATTATAGATGGAATAGATGGACTTGCCACCGGCTGCAGAAGATTAGGTCGTTCAGGCATTCACGCATAGGCTCAACCCCCAAAATTCTTTGGCCTCTCAACagataaaataaaatttggtagtACCCGATGATAACCTGGGCCTACATACACAATAGGTACTAGTCGatgatcagggtcgaggacgaccagctCGAGGCCCTTTCTGGATCTGTTTACCTCATCAGAGCTGATGATAGATCTAACAGAGCCATTGACCAAGAGCCAAGACCAGTccgagatcggtatcaaccatatagCACGGAGCGAAGGGGAAATGAATCTGGGCATCACCCTGCAAGGA includes the following:
- the LOC107819904 gene encoding lipid transfer protein EARLI 1, with the translated sequence MASKKTTSLALFILVNLLFFSLVSACGTCPSPKPKPKPKPSPSPSKGKCPIDTLKLGVCANVLGNLLGLVIGNPPKKPCCTLIQGVADLEAAVCLCTAIKANILGINLNVPLSLSLLLNVCGKKVPSGFQCA